In the Malania oleifera isolate guangnan ecotype guangnan chromosome 1, ASM2987363v1, whole genome shotgun sequence genome, one interval contains:
- the LOC131150516 gene encoding uncharacterized protein LOC131150516 yields the protein MGNCIRHESVTQWGGDDWGSQAPERIYSGDRSGMRDAAGESKVEDEDELLLRVGGGPSTTSFKSSGGSAAAGTHTQVKVKITKRKLEELLGKVEVQGLPVQQVLAHLMNAGDRYEAEQRAWRPNLQSIPEVN from the coding sequence ATGGGAAATTGTATAAGGCATGAATCTGTGACGCAATGGGGCGGCGACGACTGGGGATCTCAGGCGCCGGAGAGGATCTACTCCGGCGATAGGTCCGGCATGCGTGACGCTGCGGGCGAGAGCAAGGTAGAAGACGAAGACGAGCTTCTTCTACGTGTAGGCGGAGGCCCTAGTACGACGTCGTTTAAGAGTAGCGGTGGCAGCGCCGCGGCTGGAACGCACACACAAGTAAAGGTGAAGATCACGAAGAGAAAGCTGGAGGAATTATTGGGTAAGGTGGAGGTGCAGGGGTTGCCGGTGCAGCAGGTGCTGGCCCACTTGATGAACGCCGGGGACCGGTACGAGGCGGAGCAGCGGGCCTGGAGGCCCAATTTGCAGAGCATTCCGGAGGTCAATTAG